Proteins from a genomic interval of Caulobacter sp. NIBR1757:
- a CDS encoding L-serine ammonia-lyase, with amino-acid sequence MTASVFDLFKPGVGPSSSHTMGPMTAAARFVAELKAGGLIAGVQRVQVKLYASLALTGRGHATDRATMLGLMGFEPAGLDPDAGDAALEALRTSGRMSLGGQTDLAFDEQVDIIWAGRQRLPQHPNAMTLTAFDGSDGVVLQQTYFSIGGGFVCEESEIGRNAPAEETPIPYPFDSGAELVEKAEAAGLTIGELMMANEIARAPEAVVLERLDAIFGAMEACIDRGMRIGGQLPGGLNVKRRAKQVHEAIMAKVERQISDPLAAMDFVNLWALAVNEENAAGGRVVTAPTNGAAGLIPAVLRFYDRFLQGTPEGRRTFLLTAAAVGALYKKNASISGAEVGCQGEVGVACSMAAAGLAAVMGGSNAQIENAAEIGMEHNLGLTCDPIGGLVQIPCIERNAMGAIKAIDAARLAMLGDGQHSVSLDKVIATMKRTGEDMNEIYKETSLGGLAAGMPVNRVEC; translated from the coding sequence ATGACCGCCAGCGTCTTCGACCTGTTCAAGCCGGGCGTCGGTCCGTCGAGCTCCCACACCATGGGGCCGATGACCGCCGCCGCCCGCTTTGTCGCCGAACTCAAGGCCGGCGGCCTCATCGCCGGCGTCCAGCGGGTGCAGGTGAAACTGTACGCCTCCTTGGCCCTGACCGGCCGGGGCCACGCCACCGACCGGGCGACCATGCTGGGGCTGATGGGCTTCGAGCCGGCCGGGCTCGACCCCGACGCCGGCGACGCCGCCCTGGAGGCCCTGCGCACCAGCGGCCGGATGAGCCTGGGTGGCCAGACCGACCTCGCTTTCGACGAACAGGTCGACATCATCTGGGCCGGCCGCCAGCGCCTGCCGCAACACCCCAACGCCATGACCCTGACCGCCTTCGACGGTTCGGACGGCGTGGTCCTGCAGCAGACCTATTTCTCCATCGGCGGCGGCTTTGTCTGCGAGGAGTCCGAGATCGGCCGCAACGCCCCGGCCGAAGAAACGCCGATCCCCTATCCCTTCGACAGCGGCGCCGAGTTGGTCGAGAAGGCCGAGGCGGCCGGCCTGACCATCGGCGAGCTGATGATGGCCAACGAGATCGCCCGCGCGCCGGAAGCCGTCGTGCTCGAACGCCTCGACGCCATCTTCGGGGCGATGGAGGCCTGCATCGACCGCGGCATGCGCATCGGCGGCCAGCTGCCGGGCGGGCTCAACGTCAAGCGCCGCGCCAAGCAGGTGCATGAGGCGATCATGGCCAAGGTCGAGCGCCAGATCAGCGACCCGCTCGCGGCCATGGACTTCGTCAACCTCTGGGCCCTGGCGGTGAACGAGGAGAACGCCGCCGGCGGCCGGGTGGTTACCGCCCCGACCAATGGCGCGGCGGGTCTGATTCCGGCGGTGCTGCGCTTCTACGACCGCTTCCTGCAGGGCACGCCGGAGGGCCGCCGCACCTTCCTGCTGACCGCCGCCGCCGTCGGCGCCCTCTACAAGAAGAACGCCTCGATCAGCGGCGCCGAGGTCGGCTGCCAGGGCGAGGTCGGCGTCGCCTGCTCGATGGCCGCCGCCGGCCTGGCCGCCGTCATGGGCGGCAGCAATGCCCAGATCGAGAACGCGGCCGAGATCGGCATGGAGCACAACCTCGGCCTGACCTGCGATCCCATCGGCGGCCTAGTCCAGATCCCCTGCATCGAGCGCAACGCCATGGGGGCCATCAAGGCCATCGACGCCGCCCGCCTGGCCATGCTGGGTGATGGCCAGCACTCGGTCAGCCTCGACAAGGTCATCGCCACCATGAAACGGACCGGCGAGGACATGAACGAGATCTACAAGGAAACCTCGCTCGGCGGCCTGGCGGCGGGGATGCCGGTCAACCGGGTGGAGTGTTAG
- a CDS encoding M28 family metallopeptidase, with protein sequence MKSLLLATAIAILPMTAFAADPLFDQARLTEHVKVLSDDSFEGRGPATAGETKTVAYIAEQYAKAGLQPGGDKGKDGKRAWTQDVPLGRFDIDGAVAASFTVGGKAVPLVQGDDIAIRASMTGQKAVSLKDTPIVWAGYGVKAPERNWDDFKGLDVKGKIIVVLINDADFETGQGDFGGKAMTYYGRWTYKYEEAARLGAAGVLIVHETGPASYGWATVKNSNTNTMFDIVRKDATKAHTAVESWITRDVAVKLFADAGLDFEAEKKKAQSRDFQPVELKGATFSTDFKVKPEVIVSKNVVGLLPGKTHPDEYVIYSGHWDHLGIGRPDAKGDSIYNGAVDNATGTAAVIEMGRAFASGPRPDRSIVFLTVTAEEKGLLGSEYYAANPVYPLGKTVAVFNTDALSPLGPTRDFNVSGDAKQDLLDLLIAKGKAEGRVFTPDPTPEAGHFYRSDHFPFAKRGVPAISFGSGIDVIGGKPGEAMAWAEAYTKDKYHQPADEWSADWRMDGMVADLTLLHDLGSDLANSRTWPEWGEGSEFKATRDATKAERK encoded by the coding sequence ATGAAGTCCCTGCTTCTGGCCACGGCCATCGCCATCCTGCCCATGACGGCCTTCGCGGCCGATCCCCTGTTCGACCAGGCCCGCCTGACCGAACATGTGAAGGTTCTCTCGGACGACAGCTTCGAGGGCCGCGGACCGGCCACGGCCGGCGAGACCAAGACCGTCGCCTACATCGCCGAACAGTACGCCAAGGCCGGCCTGCAGCCCGGCGGCGACAAGGGCAAGGACGGCAAGCGGGCCTGGACCCAGGACGTGCCGCTCGGCCGCTTCGACATCGACGGCGCTGTGGCCGCCAGCTTCACCGTCGGCGGCAAGGCCGTTCCCCTGGTCCAGGGCGACGACATCGCCATCCGCGCCAGCATGACCGGCCAGAAGGCGGTGTCGCTGAAGGACACGCCGATCGTCTGGGCCGGCTATGGCGTCAAGGCTCCGGAGCGGAACTGGGACGACTTCAAGGGCCTGGACGTCAAAGGCAAGATCATTGTCGTGCTGATCAACGACGCCGACTTCGAGACTGGCCAGGGGGATTTCGGCGGCAAGGCGATGACCTACTACGGCCGCTGGACCTACAAGTACGAGGAAGCGGCCCGGCTCGGCGCCGCCGGCGTTCTGATCGTTCACGAGACAGGCCCGGCCTCCTACGGCTGGGCGACGGTCAAGAATTCCAACACCAACACCATGTTCGACATCGTCCGGAAGGACGCGACCAAGGCCCACACCGCCGTCGAAAGCTGGATCACCCGCGACGTCGCCGTGAAGCTGTTCGCTGACGCCGGCCTCGACTTCGAAGCCGAAAAGAAGAAGGCCCAGAGCCGCGACTTCCAGCCCGTCGAGCTCAAGGGCGCCACCTTCTCCACCGACTTCAAGGTCAAGCCGGAGGTCATCGTTTCCAAGAACGTGGTCGGCCTGCTGCCTGGCAAGACGCACCCGGACGAATACGTCATCTACTCGGGCCACTGGGACCATCTCGGCATCGGCCGTCCCGACGCCAAGGGCGACAGCATCTACAACGGCGCCGTCGACAACGCGACCGGCACCGCCGCCGTCATCGAGATGGGCCGCGCCTTCGCATCAGGTCCGCGCCCGGACCGCTCGATCGTCTTCCTGACCGTGACGGCCGAGGAAAAGGGCCTGCTGGGCTCGGAATACTACGCCGCCAACCCGGTCTATCCGCTCGGCAAGACGGTGGCGGTGTTCAACACCGATGCGCTCAGCCCGCTCGGCCCGACGCGCGACTTCAACGTCTCGGGCGATGCGAAACAGGACCTGCTCGACCTGCTGATCGCCAAGGGCAAGGCCGAGGGCCGGGTGTTCACCCCCGATCCGACCCCGGAGGCTGGCCACTTCTATCGCTCCGACCACTTCCCCTTCGCCAAGCGCGGCGTGCCGGCCATCTCGTTTGGATCGGGCATCGACGTCATCGGCGGCAAGCCGGGCGAGGCCATGGCCTGGGCCGAGGCCTACACCAAGGACAAGTATCATCAGCCGGCGGACGAATGGTCGGCCGACTGGCGGATGGACGGCATGGTCGCCGACCTGACCCTGTTGCATGACCTGGGTTCCGACCTCGCCAACAGTCGCACCTGGCCCGAATGGGGCGAAGGCTCGGAGTTCAAGGCCACCCGCGACGCGACGAAGGCTGAGCGAAAGTAG
- a CDS encoding serine hydrolase, whose product MRRRELMFGLGSLPALGLSKPLRQPDTLHAVWQAASHDPRQGRTDALLVIQHGKTLLERYGPDHSATTRHVSWSAAKSATHALVGAAVLHDGLDIDRPVSLPPDAGVTLRHLLTLTDGLPWNEARQPAAIASDASRLLFGSGRLDVAKFAASRPGQRKPPGTTWNYSTGAYHLIARELTARLFPGLSDPAQLRAAMADWMRRRLFAPAGMPGALFEFDPQGTFYAGSLMWATARDYAALGSLYLGDGLANGRRILPEGWTRFARSPTVEPTYGAGWWLEGAHGPAAGPALLGGSPTDAFHARGLDGQLILGVPSRRLIVVRLGYTPDGVTGWPAIGGCLRRIITLVS is encoded by the coding sequence ATGCGTCGTCGCGAACTCATGTTTGGCCTGGGCTCCCTGCCCGCCCTTGGTTTGAGCAAACCGCTTAGGCAGCCCGACACGCTCCACGCCGTCTGGCAGGCCGCATCACATGATCCTCGCCAAGGCCGCACAGACGCCCTGCTGGTCATCCAGCACGGCAAGACGCTGCTCGAGCGATACGGGCCGGACCACAGCGCCACGACCCGCCACGTCAGCTGGTCCGCCGCCAAGTCCGCGACCCACGCCCTGGTCGGCGCCGCCGTCCTGCACGACGGCCTCGACATAGACCGGCCCGTCTCCCTCCCGCCGGACGCCGGCGTCACCCTGCGCCACCTGCTGACCCTGACCGACGGCCTGCCGTGGAACGAGGCGCGCCAGCCGGCCGCCATCGCCTCCGACGCCTCACGCCTGCTGTTCGGGTCCGGCCGGCTCGATGTCGCCAAATTCGCCGCCAGCCGGCCGGGCCAGCGCAAGCCGCCCGGAACGACGTGGAATTACTCAACCGGCGCCTATCATCTGATCGCCCGCGAGCTGACCGCCCGGCTGTTCCCCGGGTTGAGTGATCCGGCGCAGCTCCGCGCCGCCATGGCCGACTGGATGCGCCGGCGCCTGTTCGCCCCCGCCGGCATGCCCGGCGCCCTCTTCGAGTTCGACCCGCAGGGGACCTTCTATGCCGGCTCGCTGATGTGGGCGACGGCGCGGGACTACGCGGCCTTGGGGAGTCTCTACCTGGGCGACGGCCTGGCGAATGGCCGGCGAATCCTGCCTGAAGGTTGGACGCGATTCGCCCGTTCCCCGACCGTGGAACCGACCTACGGCGCCGGCTGGTGGCTCGAAGGGGCCCATGGACCGGCCGCCGGCCCGGCCCTGCTGGGTGGATCGCCCACCGACGCCTTCCACGCCAGGGGCCTGGATGGACAACTCATATTGGGTGTTCCGTCCCGGCGCCTAATTGTTGTGCGGCTGGGTTATACCCCGGATGGTGTGACCGGCTGGCCGGCCATCGGAGGTTGCCTGCGACGGATCATCACGCTCGTGTCATAG
- a CDS encoding ribonucleoside-diphosphate reductase subunit alpha — MGEAAGSEAWLADRPALSLVPKIEVDRSRDALLTDFGKTTLEDRYLLPGESYQDMFARVATAFSDNPEHAQRVYDYMSRLWFMPATPVLSNGGADRGLPISCFLNAVGDSLNGIVDTWNENVWLAANGGGIGTYWGGVRSIGEKVKGAGQTSGIIPFIRVMDSLTLAISQGSLRRGSAAVYLDIHHPEIEEFLEIRKPSGDFNRKSLNLHHGINITDEFMHAVRDGEKFGLRSPKTGEVLKEVEARSLWQKVLELRLQTGEPYLIFSDAVNRAMPQHQKDLGMSVRQSNLCSEIMLHTGKDHLGNERTAVCCLSSVNAETFLEWRNEPKFIEDVMRFLDNVLEDFIQRAPIDAKNAVYAAKRERSVGLGLMGFHSFLQGQNVPFESAMAKSWNMRLFKHLRREADKASKTLAEEKGPCPDAADRGVMERFSHKLAIAPTASISIICGGTSAGIEPIPANIYSHKTLSGTFAVKNPYLERVLDGHGQNTPQVWDSILSHEGSVQHLDFLSQDDKDVYKTAFELDQRWVIELAADRTPEICQSQSVNVFLPGDVDKWDLHMLHWTAWERGMKSLYYLRSKSVQRAAHAGEDEVRASAEDAARTDYEECLACQ, encoded by the coding sequence TTGGGTGAAGCCGCTGGCTCCGAAGCCTGGCTGGCCGACCGACCGGCGCTGTCGCTGGTCCCCAAGATCGAGGTCGATCGCAGCCGCGACGCGCTGCTGACCGACTTCGGCAAGACCACGCTGGAAGACCGCTATCTGCTGCCGGGCGAGTCCTACCAGGACATGTTCGCCCGGGTGGCCACCGCCTTCAGCGACAATCCCGAGCACGCGCAGCGCGTCTACGACTACATGAGCCGCCTGTGGTTCATGCCGGCCACCCCGGTGCTGTCGAACGGCGGGGCCGATCGCGGCCTGCCGATCAGCTGCTTCCTCAACGCCGTCGGCGATTCGCTGAACGGCATCGTCGACACCTGGAACGAGAACGTCTGGCTGGCCGCCAACGGCGGCGGCATCGGCACCTACTGGGGCGGCGTCCGCTCCATCGGCGAGAAGGTCAAGGGCGCCGGCCAGACCAGCGGCATCATCCCCTTCATCCGGGTCATGGACAGCCTGACCCTGGCCATCAGCCAGGGCAGCCTTCGTCGCGGCTCGGCCGCCGTCTACCTGGACATCCACCACCCGGAAATCGAGGAGTTCCTCGAGATCCGCAAACCCTCGGGCGACTTCAACCGCAAGTCCCTGAACCTGCACCACGGCATCAACATCACCGACGAGTTCATGCACGCGGTGCGGGACGGTGAGAAGTTCGGCCTGCGCAGCCCCAAGACCGGCGAGGTTCTGAAGGAAGTCGAGGCCCGCTCGCTGTGGCAGAAGGTGCTGGAGCTGCGGCTGCAGACCGGCGAGCCCTACCTGATCTTCTCGGACGCGGTGAACCGCGCCATGCCGCAGCACCAGAAGGACCTCGGCATGAGCGTCCGCCAGTCCAACCTGTGCAGCGAGATCATGCTGCACACCGGCAAGGACCACCTGGGCAATGAGCGGACCGCCGTCTGCTGCCTGTCGTCGGTCAACGCCGAGACCTTCCTGGAATGGCGCAACGAGCCGAAGTTCATCGAGGACGTCATGCGCTTCCTCGACAACGTGCTCGAGGACTTCATCCAGCGCGCCCCGATCGACGCCAAGAACGCCGTCTACGCCGCCAAGCGCGAGCGCTCCGTGGGTCTCGGCCTGATGGGCTTCCACAGCTTCCTGCAGGGCCAGAACGTTCCGTTCGAGAGCGCCATGGCCAAGAGCTGGAACATGCGCCTGTTCAAGCACCTGCGCCGCGAGGCCGACAAGGCGTCCAAGACCCTAGCCGAGGAGAAGGGCCCCTGCCCCGACGCGGCCGACCGCGGCGTCATGGAGCGGTTCAGCCACAAGCTGGCCATCGCCCCGACCGCCTCGATCAGCATCATCTGTGGCGGCACCAGCGCCGGCATCGAGCCGATCCCGGCCAACATCTACAGCCACAAGACCCTGTCGGGCACCTTCGCGGTCAAGAACCCCTACCTGGAGCGGGTGCTGGACGGCCACGGCCAGAACACCCCGCAGGTCTGGGACAGCATCCTCAGCCACGAAGGTTCGGTGCAGCACCTCGACTTCCTCAGCCAGGACGACAAGGACGTCTACAAGACGGCCTTCGAACTGGACCAGCGCTGGGTCATCGAGCTGGCGGCCGACCGAACCCCGGAAATCTGCCAGAGCCAGTCGGTCAACGTCTTCCTGCCGGGCGACGTCGACAAATGGGACCTGCACATGCTGCACTGGACCGCCTGGGAGCGGGGCATGAAGAGCCTCTACTACCTGCGCTCCAAGTCGGTGCAGCGGGCCGCCCACGCCGGCGAGGACGAGGTCCGCGCCAGCGCCGAGGACGCCGCCCGCACCGACTACGAGGAATGCCTCGCCTGCCAGTGA
- a CDS encoding GDSL-type esterase/lipase family protein, protein MALMAVGALASAAIGAFADHLWVSSRARAGGAMSDTAPQTRALYRHRVDLFGRLGSGPTVIMLGDSITQGGEWSELIGPQVANRGVGGDTSGALLTRLDASLPASARTVLVMIGTNDLKAADWSAGASATNVSALMDRLKGRRVILQSVLYTADPQANRKIDDLNAAYSRLCETGRCEWLDLNPSVAPGGALSHEDSLDGRHLNGDAYLRWASALKARL, encoded by the coding sequence ATGGCATTGATGGCCGTCGGGGCGCTCGCCTCGGCGGCCATCGGTGCGTTTGCGGACCACCTCTGGGTCTCCTCCCGCGCCCGCGCCGGCGGCGCCATGAGCGATACCGCGCCACAGACCCGGGCCCTTTATCGTCACCGGGTTGATCTGTTCGGCCGCCTGGGTTCAGGACCGACGGTGATTATGTTGGGCGATTCCATCACCCAGGGTGGCGAGTGGTCCGAACTGATCGGCCCGCAGGTCGCCAACCGGGGCGTCGGCGGCGACACGAGCGGCGCCTTGCTGACCCGGCTGGATGCTTCCCTGCCCGCCTCGGCCAGGACGGTGCTGGTGATGATCGGGACCAACGACCTGAAGGCCGCCGACTGGAGCGCCGGCGCCAGCGCCACGAACGTCTCGGCTCTGATGGACCGGCTGAAGGGACGGCGGGTCATTCTGCAATCGGTGCTCTACACGGCCGATCCGCAGGCCAACCGCAAGATCGACGATCTCAACGCCGCCTACAGCAGGCTGTGCGAGACAGGCCGCTGCGAGTGGCTGGACCTCAACCCCTCGGTAGCGCCGGGCGGGGCCTTGAGCCACGAGGACTCCCTGGACGGCCGCCATCTGAACGGCGACGCCTACCTGCGCTGGGCGTCGGCCTTGAAGGCCAGACTCTAG
- a CDS encoding methylated-DNA--[protein]-cysteine S-methyltransferase, whose protein sequence is MPAKPPETLTIERYASPIDGLWLAVDEDGILRLLHFDRPEEDFQRTVRRSYPKAQVVKGRAPPLVRDNLDAYFKGDLPALERIPTQAVGSDFQQSVWNELKQIPVGETRSYGAMARKIGQPSASRAVGLANGSNPIAVVVPCHRVIGADGSLTGFGGGIPRKRWLLEHEGAHYVAPTGKLF, encoded by the coding sequence ATGCCCGCAAAGCCGCCTGAGACCCTGACGATCGAACGCTATGCCTCGCCGATCGACGGCCTGTGGCTCGCCGTCGACGAGGACGGCATCTTGCGCCTGCTCCACTTCGACCGACCGGAAGAGGACTTCCAGCGCACGGTGCGTCGCAGCTATCCCAAGGCCCAGGTGGTCAAGGGCCGCGCCCCGCCGCTAGTCCGCGACAATCTCGACGCCTACTTCAAGGGCGACCTTCCGGCGCTGGAGCGTATCCCCACTCAGGCGGTCGGCAGCGACTTCCAGCAGTCGGTCTGGAACGAGCTCAAGCAGATCCCGGTCGGCGAGACCCGCAGCTACGGCGCCATGGCCCGCAAGATCGGCCAGCCCAGCGCCAGCCGTGCCGTCGGCCTGGCCAACGGTTCCAACCCCATCGCCGTGGTCGTGCCCTGCCACCGGGTGATCGGTGCCGATGGCAGCCTCACCGGCTTCGGCGGCGGCATCCCCCGCAAGCGCTGGCTGCTGGAACATGAGGGCGCCCACTACGTCGCCCCGACGGGAAAGCTGTTCTAG
- a CDS encoding AlkA N-terminal domain-containing protein produces MELDHDACYRAILSRDTRFDGRIFGGVKTTGIYCRPICPARTPKPQNITFYPSAAAAEAAGFRACLRCRPETSPDLGAWKGSSSTVSRALSLIEAGALDTGDVEALAGRLGVGDRQLRRLFQTHLGATPIGVAQTRRVLLAKQLIHETDLPMAQVALASGFGSVRRFNETFQALYNRPPATLRRRSASAHTADGVTLKLRYKPPYDWDGLIAFLQLRAIPGVERVEGDRYARTIELGGEMGTLAVTPAGKDQLSVQVRFPRTSALPAILARVRRVFDLAADPVAINEHLSADPDLAPRVAARPGLRVPGAWDGFELAIRAILGQQITVHAAVLLAGKLAAQYGEPLPEAWAQEGLTVAFPSPQRLAAADLSGLPMPGARSRSLGSMGAAAVADPALFGPRQDLETAIRALKALPGIGEWTAQYIAMRQLREPDAFPAADIGLMRALETPDGVRPTPAQLLARAEAWRPWRAYAALHLWAGDAAAIKGKADARKAA; encoded by the coding sequence ATGGAGCTCGATCACGACGCCTGCTACCGCGCCATCCTGTCGCGAGACACCCGCTTCGACGGGCGGATTTTCGGCGGGGTGAAGACGACGGGCATCTACTGCCGGCCGATCTGCCCGGCCCGCACGCCCAAGCCCCAGAACATCACCTTCTACCCCAGCGCCGCCGCCGCCGAGGCGGCCGGTTTCCGCGCCTGCCTGCGCTGCCGCCCGGAAACCTCGCCGGACCTGGGGGCCTGGAAGGGCTCGTCCAGCACCGTCTCCCGGGCGCTGAGCCTGATCGAGGCCGGCGCCCTCGACACCGGCGATGTCGAAGCCCTGGCGGGGCGTCTCGGCGTCGGCGACCGTCAGTTGCGCCGCCTGTTCCAGACGCATCTCGGCGCCACCCCGATCGGCGTCGCCCAGACCCGCCGCGTCCTGCTCGCCAAGCAGCTGATCCATGAGACCGACCTGCCGATGGCCCAGGTGGCCCTGGCCTCGGGCTTCGGCAGCGTCCGCCGCTTCAACGAGACCTTCCAGGCCCTCTACAATCGGCCGCCGGCCACTCTGCGCCGCCGGTCGGCCTCGGCCCATACCGCCGACGGCGTCACCCTCAAGCTGCGCTACAAGCCGCCCTACGACTGGGACGGCCTGATCGCCTTCCTGCAGCTGCGCGCCATCCCGGGCGTCGAGCGGGTCGAGGGCGACCGTTACGCCCGCACCATCGAACTGGGCGGCGAGATGGGCACGCTGGCCGTCACCCCGGCCGGCAAGGATCAGCTGTCGGTCCAGGTCCGCTTTCCCCGCACCAGCGCCCTGCCGGCCATTCTCGCCCGCGTGCGCCGGGTCTTCGATCTTGCCGCCGACCCGGTTGCCATCAACGAGCACCTGTCGGCCGATCCCGACCTCGCCCCGCGCGTGGCGGCGCGGCCGGGCTTGCGGGTGCCCGGGGCCTGGGACGGCTTCGAGCTGGCCATCCGCGCCATCCTCGGCCAGCAGATCACCGTCCATGCCGCCGTCCTGCTGGCCGGCAAGCTGGCCGCCCAGTACGGCGAGCCGCTGCCCGAGGCCTGGGCGCAGGAGGGCCTCACCGTCGCCTTCCCGAGCCCCCAGCGTCTCGCCGCCGCCGACCTCTCCGGCCTGCCCATGCCCGGCGCCCGTTCGCGCTCGCTCGGCAGCATGGGCGCGGCGGCCGTCGCCGACCCGGCCCTGTTCGGCCCGCGCCAGGACCTCGAGACCGCGATTCGGGCTCTCAAGGCCCTGCCCGGCATCGGTGAATGGACGGCGCAGTACATCGCCATGCGCCAGCTGCGCGAACCGGACGCCTTCCCCGCCGCCGACATCGGCCTGATGCGCGCCCTGGAGACCCCGGACGGCGTCCGCCCCACCCCGGCGCAACTCCTCGCCCGCGCCGAGGCCTGGCGGCCCTGGCGGGCCTATGCCGCCCTGCATCTCTGGGCCGGCGACGCCGCCGCTATCAAGGGAAAGGCCGATGCCCGCAAAGCCGCCTGA
- a CDS encoding DUF6481 family protein → MRDPLKTGFNDRIAAAAEAKKAMLARMKPKPTVTDPNFVDRATRKAQELEAIRAQRQAEKDAAKAAQEAKRLAEIEARAEAAETELEAKRRERKERKAAAKEEARLKKELKRAH, encoded by the coding sequence ATGCGAGATCCTCTGAAAACCGGCTTCAATGACCGTATCGCCGCCGCCGCCGAAGCCAAGAAAGCCATGCTGGCGCGGATGAAGCCCAAGCCGACCGTGACCGACCCCAACTTCGTCGATCGCGCCACCCGCAAGGCCCAGGAACTCGAAGCCATCCGCGCCCAGCGCCAGGCCGAGAAGGACGCCGCCAAGGCCGCCCAGGAGGCCAAGCGCCTGGCCGAGATCGAGGCCCGCGCCGAAGCCGCCGAGACCGAGCTGGAAGCCAAGCGCCGCGAGCGCAAGGAACGCAAGGCGGCCGCCAAGGAAGAAGCCCGCCTGAAGAAAGAGCTGAAGCGGGCCCACTAG
- a CDS encoding SDR family oxidoreductase yields MSDLFSLAGRTALITGGSRGIGKMIAAGYIAAGAKVYISARKEVACRQTAEELGCVALPADVSTMEGMEALATAYRQHESKLDILVNNAGAAWLAPFDDFPEKGWDKVMDLNVKTPFYLTSKLAPELRAAATFERPAKVINIASIDGIAVNPQETYPYAASKAGLIHLTRRMAKTLIADNIVCSAIAPGAFASDMNIAARDQADAVASRVPARRIGTDEDMAGAAIYLASRAGDYVVGATLTVDGGVAYC; encoded by the coding sequence ATGTCCGATCTCTTTTCCCTCGCCGGCCGCACGGCCCTGATCACCGGCGGCTCGCGCGGCATCGGGAAGATGATCGCGGCCGGCTATATCGCCGCCGGCGCCAAGGTCTACATCAGCGCCCGCAAGGAGGTCGCCTGTCGCCAGACGGCCGAGGAACTGGGCTGCGTCGCCCTGCCCGCCGATGTCTCGACGATGGAAGGGATGGAGGCGCTGGCCACGGCCTATCGCCAGCATGAGAGCAAGCTCGACATCCTGGTCAACAACGCCGGCGCCGCCTGGCTGGCCCCGTTCGACGACTTCCCCGAGAAGGGCTGGGACAAGGTCATGGACCTCAACGTCAAGACCCCCTTCTACCTGACCAGCAAGCTGGCCCCCGAGCTGCGCGCCGCCGCGACCTTTGAGCGGCCGGCCAAGGTGATCAACATCGCCTCCATCGACGGCATCGCGGTCAATCCGCAGGAGACCTATCCCTACGCCGCCAGCAAGGCCGGGCTTATCCACCTGACCCGCCGCATGGCCAAGACGCTCATCGCCGACAACATCGTCTGCAGCGCCATCGCCCCCGGCGCCTTCGCCAGCGACATGAACATCGCCGCCCGCGACCAGGCCGACGCGGTCGCCTCCCGCGTGCCGGCCCGGCGGATCGGGACCGACGAGGACATGGCCGGCGCCGCCATCTACCTGGCCTCGCGGGCCGGGGACTATGTGGTCGGCGCGACACTGACCGTCGACGGCGGCGTCGCCTACTGTTGA